ATCAGAGAAGGAGTTGAAGGAGGCGAGGGTGAGGTCACAGATCATCGCTGCCCAGTTGACCGTCCCGTCTGGCTGCTCCAACTCCCGCGGAGTCCAGCTCTTCAACCGCCGCCAGCAGAGAGTCAACGCCTTCACGCTAGAGAGCTGCGGGGAAAGAACAAGggaagaggagcgagaggagagagacggagatacCAGGAACAACAACCTGACATGGGAAGAAGAGCGAGGGGGACCTAgtgaggggacagacagacaactgaACTGCAGCAGGATAAAACAACCACTCTGGTCGCCACCCTCTGGAAGTGAGTTCGCCGGAAGTGACGTCATGAAGGACCCAGGTGACGAGCACATCTACGAGGAAGTGGAAACAGTGACACAGGAGAGACACTTCCAGCCGGTGAACGAGAGacaaggggaggaggaagagaggagtggagagagagaaagagaggaaatatACGAGGATATTGAGGGTGAAGTGAAGGATGAGATTATGTCAGTAAATGAAAACAACACTGGTCCAGTCAGAGAGGAAGTGGGGATGAATAGGGGGTCATACACATACCCCACAGCTCCCCCTGAGACCCGTAATGGCTTCCACAGCACCCAGGGCTCTGCTGGAGAGATACAGAATGGAGGCCGAGTTTCTATGTCCCTATCCAGACAGGCCCCCACCATCGTCAACCGGACAGCCAGACCCTTCTTCTCCCCGCCCACCGTACAACCCAAGTCCCCAGAGGCCAGGAGTCCCGTCATGGATAACAACATACCTCCAGCTCCCTCTTATCCTACCCCAACTCTTCCCCCAGCTTCCTCAgactccactcccctctcctcctttcactGCCACTCGCCCCATagccttctcccctcctcccctcctccctcttaccCCATGCCTCCTCTCCCAGCCttccccatccatcctcctccctcccagtctctctccagtcctccagcCATGTCTACCGTCATGTTCCCTAGATCTACACCCGTCCCCCAGTACAACCCTCCTCCTACAGCTGCCCCAGTGTCCCAGTATCTACCCCACAACCCTCCTGTCACCCACAACATCCCTCCTCCAAGTTCCCCTAGACCCAACACCTTTGTCCCCTTCACCCCTCAGCCTATAGGCCAACAGAACCAGCAGCAGCCAATCAAAACGGGAATCCTGGAGGAAGGGGCGGCGGCCATCAGACGATCGTCGACAGCCAGGAAGTCCATGTTCACCTTTAAGGAGAAGCCTGTCATGGCACCCAACCCTGaactcctctctctggtccaggGGAATGATGATAGGAAGAAGCATGGCCTCCGCTCCGTTCCCGACTCAGCCCCAGAGGAGGAGCTGCTGGCTCTGGGGGCCGAGGCCTCTAACTTCCTAgccagggaggaggtgaaggcggAGGCTGCCAATGTGCCGGAGTGGTCCTCCTGTCTCAAGAGCTCCAGGACCAGGGAGCCCAGGGGGCAGCACCAGCCAGAGCAGATCCTGACCAACGCATCGGGGAAGGGGGCCGAGCTGTTCGCTAAGCGTCAGTCCAGGATGGAGAAGTACGTAGTGGAGAACCAGAATGTCTCCGGTGGTGGAGGTGGTCAGATGAGGTCTCCGTCTCCCACAGCATCTCTGCCGCCATCTTGGGTCTATCCATCTAATATGCCTGGCCGGGTCAAAGCTATTGCTAACAACACTGACCTCAGTGCCAGGCTGACCCGGACCCTCCAGACCCCTCAGCCCTCGAACAGGAGGCCCAGCCAGCAGGCTCAAACTCCGGCCCCAGTCCCCGAGGAACCACCCTTGGAGAACGGCTGCACCAAGATAGAGATGGATCTCTCCAGGCACAAGCCCTACCAGCTCAACTCCTCCCTGTTCATCTTCAACCCAGTCCAGGACTCCACCAGTACCCTGCTGAGCGCTCTGCCCCGGGGGGCCCCGCCACCACCTAAACCCCTGGTCTCATCTGAGGCCTACACCAGGCAGGCCTCCCTgccctcctccaaccctccatcACACAACTACAACAGCCTGCCTCGCTTCAGGCCTACCATGTCTCCTTCACTTCAGCCCCCATCAGGAGGAATTAGAGGTGGGGATAACTATCCTCCACAACACGGGGGAACTCCACAGCTGAGGGACACCAGGatcacctctcctgtctctgccttctctccgGAGAGAGTGGCCTCTCCTCGGTCGAGCGTCCAGGCACCCAGACCCACCTTCTCTGCCAAGAGGGCAGGGATCGAACCCCAGGTGTGGAGGCCTTCTTTCTTCTTCTACCAATAGATCTACTCTGCTTTGactctgtttctactctgaacTGTGTTAATTAACATGACCAAAGTACaacagatagacagaaagagcCTTATTTTACTATATTGCAAACAACAGATACAACCGATACACACAGTCGATTTATTAGATACCTAGATACTACAGGATTAGACATCACTGTTGATGTTATTTCACAGTACAAAGCTCAACATAGATTATTTCTCTACACTTAAAGCCACACATTTTGTTTGAGTTCCTTGTGGAATCTTGATTTCATGGTTTTGCTGCTTCATTAGTGGTTAAATCAAATCCCAGAAAATGAACATTATTTAATGTCAGATGAACAGGGGAATATTTGTCAAATAGTACAAATATATAAAAACCACTGAGTGTACTTCTGTCAACTTCGGGTTCACACTTTTTCCAGTGTTTTTCCCCTTCAAGTCTCCAGAAAGACTTGatacaaagagaaagagaaagaaaggaagagaatagcagagaagagagagaagaagagaatagcagagaagagagagaagagaatagcagagagagagagaagaagagaatagcagagagagagagaagaagagaatagcagagagagagagaagaagagaatagcagagagagagagaagaagagaatagcagagagagagagaagaagagaatagcagagagagagagaagaagagaatagcagagaagagagagaagaagagaatagcagagagagagagagaagaagagaatagcagagaagagagagaagagaatagcagagagagagagaagaagagaatagcagagagagagagaagaagagaatagcagagagagagagaagagaatagcagagagagagagaagaagagaatagcagagagagagagaagaagagaatagcagagagagagaagaagagaatagcagagagagagagaagaagagaatagcagagagagagagaagaagagaatagcagagagagagaagaagagaatagcagagagagagagaagagaatagcagagagagagagaagagaatagcagagagagagagaagaagagaatagcagagagagagagaagaagagaatagcagagagagagagaagagaatagcagagagagagagaagaagagaatagcagagagagagagagaagagaatagcagagagagagagaagaagagaatagcagagagagagagaagaagagaatagcagagagagagagagaagaagagaatagcAGAGACCAACAAAGAAAACAAGACACACAAAGCCCTTTAACAGATGCTCTGGCGTCTATTTTATGATCTATGATTTGTAATTTAATACAAGCTTACAGACATGAAAGTATCAGGCAGGGAACTCccttttaatgtctctgtttctAATATAGACTGACTGCTGTTTGAaatggcacccctattccctgtacagtgcactacttttgaccagggcccataagacgcaggagtagtgcactatgtaggaaacaGGTTGCCTTTTGAGACGTAGACTTCTGATTCTCAGTTTCTCAGCCCTTAGATGAGAACTACCAAATTATAGACTGCTGTTAGCTTCCTGTGAGCCTCTTGACTCTGAGGCCGTCGATGTCAGTCATTTATACACTGCACTGCTGATAGACCGCTCTTAGCTTCCTGTGAGCCTCTGACTCTGAGGCCGTCGATGTCAGTCATTGACACACTGCACTGCTGATAGACCGCTCTTAGCTTCCTGTGAGCCTCTGACTCTGAGGCCTTCGATGTCAGTCATTTACACACTGCACTGCTGATAGACCGCTCTTAGCTTCCTGTGAGCCTCTGACTCTGAGGCCTTCGATGTCAGTCATTTACACACTGCACTGCTGATAGACCGCTCTTAGCTTCCTGTGAGCCTCTGACTCTGAGGCCTTCGATGTCAGTCATTTACACACTGCACTGCTGATAGACCGCTCTAGCTTCCTGTCATTTACACACTGCACTGCTGATAGACCGCTCTTAGCTTCCTGTCATTTACACACTGCTGCGTGCCATTTGACATAAGGTATCTGAAATGGCTTTTTACGACTTGACTGAGCAATAATTTCAGGTGAAGTGTTTATACGTAGAACGACATAGAATGAAAATATAACTCGTGATTGTTTTCAGATTTACGGCGTTGTTTACCAAAAACCAAATAGGGGAGCCTCAAAACATACACGTGTTTGTAGCTAGTGGAcaatgacaataataataataataataataataataataataataataataataataataataataataataataataataataataaaaataggTATAGCTTCCTGGTTTCTCTTATCTCTGATGCACTCATTTCCCATTCGTAGAACAACAATAtagaataaaaaaatatgttttcagaTGTGTTGATCACTAAACCATTTAGCTGACAACAAGGGCATTGgttgttctgtttctctcttcttttatGTGCTGATTTCTGTTTTCCAATTCTGTATCTAGAAAACGTATCTTTTttttctgttttggactgtttctttttctctgctgattaaaccttgtatcctttctgttttggactgtttctttttctctgctgattaaaccttgtatcctttctgttttggactgtttctttttctctgctgattaaaccttgtatcctttctgttttggactgtttctttttctctgctgattaaaccttgtatcctttctgttttggactgtttctttttctctgctgattaaacctttgtatcctttctgttttggactgtttctttttctctgctgattaaaccttgtatcctttctgttttggactgtttctttttctctgctgattaaaccttgtatcctttctgttttggactgtttctttttctctgctgattaaaccttgtatcctttctgttttggactgtttctttttctctgctgattaaaccttgttttggatcctttctgttttggacctttctgtttctttttctctgctgattaaaccttgtatcctttctgttttggactgtttctttttctctgctgattaaaccttgtatcctttctgttttggactgtttctttttctctgattaaaccttgtatcctttctgttttggactgtttctttttctctgctgattaaaccttgtatcctttctgttttggactgtttctttttctctgctgattaaaccttgtatcctttctgttttggactgtttctttttctctgctgattaaaccttgtatcctttctgttttggactgtttctttttctctgctgattaaaccttgtatcctttctgttttggactgtttctttttctctgctgattaaaccttgtatcctttctgttttggactgtttctttttctctgctgattaaaccttgtatcctttctgttttggactgtttctttttctctgctgattaaaccttgtatcctttctgttttggactgtttctttttctctgctgattaaaccttgtatcctttctgttttggactgtttttctctgctgattaaaccttgtTCCTTTCTGTTTTTGGActctgctgattaaaccttgtatcctttctgttttggactgtttctttttctctgctgattaaaccttgtatcctttctgttttggactgtttctttttctctgctgattaaaccttgtatcctttctgttttggactgtttctttttctctgctgattaaaccttgtatcctttctgttttggactgtttctttttctctgctgattaaaccttgtatcctttctgttttggactgtttctttttctctgctgattaaaccttgtatcctttctgttttggactgtttctttttctctgctgattaaaccttgtatcctttctgttttggactgtttctttttctGCTGATTAAACCTGATCCTAattaaaccttgtatcctttctgttttggactgtttctttttctctgctgattaaaccttgtatcctttctgttttggactgtttctttttctctgctgattaaaccttgtatcctttctgttttggactgtt
This window of the Oncorhynchus keta strain PuntledgeMale-10-30-2019 chromosome 4, Oket_V2, whole genome shotgun sequence genome carries:
- the LOC118381871 gene encoding synaptopodin-like — encoded protein: METERGHMSLRRGVSWSPGGGRKSLQGGQGRDVDTGNRESNASWEKRDNRGIKGQVTSTSTNQLARKTNLTRSASLSEKELKEARVRSQIIAAQLTVPSGCSNSRGVQLFNRRQQRVNAFTLESCGERTREEEREERDGDTRNNNLTWEEERGGPSEGTDRQLNCSRIKQPLWSPPSGSEFAGSDVMKDPGDEHIYEEVETVTQERHFQPVNERQGEEEERSGEREREEIYEDIEGEVKDEIMSVNENNTGPVREEVGMNRGSYTYPTAPPETRNGFHSTQGSAGEIQNGGRVSMSLSRQAPTIVNRTARPFFSPPTVQPKSPEARSPVMDNNIPPAPSYPTPTLPPASSDSTPLSSFHCHSPHSLLPSSPPPSYPMPPLPAFPIHPPPSQSLSSPPAMSTVMFPRSTPVPQYNPPPTAAPVSQYLPHNPPVTHNIPPPSSPRPNTFVPFTPQPIGQQNQQQPIKTGILEEGAAAIRRSSTARKSMFTFKEKPVMAPNPELLSLVQGNDDRKKHGLRSVPDSAPEEELLALGAEASNFLAREEVKAEAANVPEWSSCLKSSRTREPRGQHQPEQILTNASGKGAELFAKRQSRMEKYVVENQNVSGGGGGQMRSPSPTASLPPSWVYPSNMPGRVKAIANNTDLSARLTRTLQTPQPSNRRPSQQAQTPAPVPEEPPLENGCTKIEMDLSRHKPYQLNSSLFIFNPVQDSTSTLLSALPRGAPPPPKPLVSSEAYTRQASLPSSNPPSHNYNSLPRFRPTMSPSLQPPSGGIRGGDNYPPQHGGTPQLRDTRITSPVSAFSPERVASPRSSVQAPRPTFSAKRAGIEPQTRKESPPTPTHTTPTPTRTPQFTRRFSSPEGPPTPSGVRSPTPQTSITSSSSSRPHHQGTTTPTSPVSPPWETRCQSPAVVNQTTKPFSTASLSRPKPSTTTSPISPVSPWGSRCQSPT